A genomic region of Exiguobacterium oxidotolerans JCM 12280 contains the following coding sequences:
- a CDS encoding aldo/keto reductase has translation MDTKVKLGKSDLMVHPIGLGTNAVGGHNLYPNLDEQAGRDLVRVALMNGINFLDTAFIYGPERSEELVGETWSETVERKDVILATKGAHKIVDDEVVIDNSPEFLKQSVEESLKRLKTDYIDLFYIHFPDDATPKDQAVAALAELKEQGKIRAIGVSNFSLEQLKEANKDGHVDVYQGEYNLFKRDAEKEILPYIREHGISFVPYFPLAAGLLAGKYDENTKFDDLRAKDPLFQEDVFKDNLAKVELLRPIAKEKEVDVAHVVLAWYLAQDGIDAIIPGAKRADQVTDTLRTIEVELTDADIKKIDQIFS, from the coding sequence ATGGATACGAAAGTCAAACTCGGAAAATCAGATCTCATGGTCCACCCAATTGGTCTTGGAACAAATGCCGTCGGTGGGCATAACCTTTACCCGAATCTCGATGAACAAGCAGGACGTGATTTGGTTCGTGTCGCTTTGATGAACGGCATCAACTTTTTAGATACGGCCTTTATTTACGGACCAGAACGTTCAGAAGAACTCGTTGGTGAAACGTGGAGCGAGACGGTCGAACGCAAAGACGTCATCCTCGCAACGAAAGGCGCGCACAAAATCGTCGACGACGAGGTCGTCATCGATAACTCACCCGAGTTTTTGAAACAGTCGGTCGAAGAGAGCCTGAAGCGTTTAAAAACGGATTACATTGACTTGTTCTACATCCACTTCCCGGATGACGCGACACCGAAAGATCAAGCGGTCGCTGCACTTGCCGAATTAAAGGAACAAGGAAAAATCCGAGCGATCGGTGTCTCGAACTTCTCACTCGAACAATTAAAAGAAGCCAACAAAGACGGACATGTCGACGTCTATCAAGGTGAGTACAACTTGTTCAAGCGGGATGCAGAAAAAGAAATCCTGCCTTATATCCGCGAACACGGGATTTCATTTGTCCCGTACTTCCCGCTCGCTGCCGGATTACTTGCCGGAAAATATGACGAGAACACGAAGTTCGATGATTTACGTGCGAAGGATCCCCTTTTCCAAGAAGATGTCTTCAAGGACAACTTAGCAAAAGTCGAGCTACTTCGCCCGATTGCAAAAGAAAAAGAGGTCGACGTCGCGCATGTCGTCCTCGCTTGGTACCTGGCGCAAGATGGCATCGATGCCATCATTCCTGGTGCAAAACGTGCCGATCAAGTAACGGATACGCTCCGGACGATTGAAGTCGAGCTGACGGATGCAGACATTAAAAAAATCGATCAAATCTTTAGTTAA
- a CDS encoding aldo/keto reductase → MNETERTILLAALKQQTVTFPDSTHVRAHGQGTWHMGEEPAKREAEIEALNVGLDSGMELIDTAEMYGEGASEQLIGEAIEGRREEVFLVSKVYPHNAGGDKLREACERSLRNLKTDYLDLYLLHWRGDIPLQETVDGLEQLKAEGKIRRWGVSNFDVADMKELLALENGDQCAVNQVLYHLGSRGIEYELMPLLKEHGIPVMAYCPLAEGGSLREKLLDHPTVERLAETHGVDPAQILLAFVVRSGDVIAIPKAGQAKHVEENGRAALLQLTDEEFAALDEAFPAPTKKEPLDIV, encoded by the coding sequence ATGAATGAGACAGAACGGACAATCCTGCTCGCCGCCTTAAAACAACAGACGGTGACATTCCCCGATTCAACGCACGTTCGGGCACACGGTCAAGGAACGTGGCATATGGGCGAAGAACCCGCAAAACGCGAAGCTGAAATCGAAGCTTTGAATGTCGGACTCGACAGTGGAATGGAATTGATTGATACGGCAGAAATGTACGGTGAAGGGGCGTCGGAACAATTAATCGGTGAAGCAATCGAAGGACGACGTGAAGAAGTGTTTCTCGTCTCGAAGGTTTATCCTCATAATGCTGGAGGAGACAAGCTACGCGAAGCGTGCGAACGTTCGTTACGTAACTTGAAGACGGATTATCTCGATCTTTACTTACTCCACTGGCGCGGTGACATCCCGCTCCAAGAGACGGTCGATGGTCTCGAACAGTTGAAGGCTGAAGGAAAAATTCGCCGCTGGGGTGTCTCGAACTTTGATGTCGCAGACATGAAAGAATTACTTGCGTTAGAAAACGGCGATCAATGTGCTGTCAACCAAGTACTTTATCACCTTGGCTCACGCGGGATTGAATACGAATTGATGCCGCTCTTAAAAGAGCACGGCATTCCAGTCATGGCGTACTGCCCATTAGCAGAAGGCGGGAGTCTCCGGGAGAAGCTACTTGATCACCCAACCGTTGAACGCCTTGCTGAAACACATGGTGTCGACCCGGCACAAATCTTACTCGCCTTCGTCGTGCGGAGCGGTGATGTCATCGCCATTCCGAAAGCCGGTCAGGCGAAGCACGTCGAAGAAAATGGTCGCGCCGCACTCTTACAACTGACGGATGAAGAATTCGCAGCACTTGATGAAGCATTCCCTGCTCCAACTAAAAAAGAACCGCTCGATATTGTCTAA
- a CDS encoding DUF3427 domain-containing protein, whose product MSSFQEQLQNQHSTTDPSTKNAPIQTADYTTELLTHLNELFYKSIVDLQQNQLTEEMIETTNRWLSALNEPSLTVPLQRQLTASSTPLPLQYEKSLRAWDLIAPGQENQEKLLHHLIDELATAQSADWMVSFTRHSGIQALVPALQEAERLNKPIRVLTSFYMNITEAKALRTLMQFRNVEIKIYEPIKKNQAFHPKAYLFTRETDLHSAIIGSSNLSKSALTNGLEWNVRIPHSPLTSLVSQAQTLFTNLWTSNEAITCTTEILEQYEQHHLDMPKIRQFVVNDRVAEDAVDYDTIHPNEMQLPALEQLHRLRLKNQTKAMVIAATGTGKTYLAAFDVKQFEAKRVLFIAHRGKLLAQAEQTFKKIFTDSTATFGRYQANQKETDKQFTFATIQTFSKEVHLEQFDRSTFDYIIIDEFHHAASDSYQKVLNHFTPQFLLGITATPERMDGLNIFKLVDHNIAYEIRLYDALAQDLLTPFHYFGIQDDEEIDYEMIPQKNGLYIEKDLVQALERSSRTEYILEMINKFGNSGSTQVGLGFCVNINHAEFMAAEFNKHHIEALAITSNQSEVEREQAIQRLEDEHDPLSFIFTVDLFNEGVDIPKTNLMLFLRPTESPTIFIQQLGRGLRKHDSKEYVTILDFIGNSQRAFVAPLVLSGQQSFHSIDRYHVANAVQNHFPILPEGSLAILDRVTENFIIEQMKKIEFSTSKQLRESYQRLTTMIGDTPSLNDLVTHRDAPAIEAIIQQWKSVLRLKQLEKVATDEELSLLLNPDARKVIEHIESWFPIREPFSLLMVQLLLNQETISVDDVIQAAANRFAISTSAISHRSSLTQHLFKRWSTPLKNDRLPLLAVLNDGRFQFSTQMTEALSSNEHLASYLSELIQAGLHAFEQLSGGEVWLASNQSLISRMTYNRSVIQRLLESPHQEGSWREGVAQAGEDYVLFVNLHKNESIEDQLNYQDYFIDKKHFHWQSQSIATAHGKAGELYRHHQERGIKIHLFIRKAEKEQGRSLPFTYFGELIHKSSQGSKPINVEWILKEPLTAEEFISWKKLS is encoded by the coding sequence ATGTCTTCGTTTCAGGAACAATTGCAGAACCAACACTCTACAACAGATCCTTCTACAAAAAACGCACCTATTCAAACAGCAGATTATACAACAGAATTATTAACTCATTTAAATGAGCTTTTTTATAAATCGATTGTTGATCTTCAACAAAATCAATTGACTGAAGAAATGATCGAAACGACGAATCGCTGGCTGTCCGCATTAAATGAACCGAGCTTGACGGTTCCATTACAACGACAATTAACAGCGTCTTCAACACCGCTCCCACTTCAATATGAAAAATCATTAAGAGCCTGGGATTTAATCGCACCCGGTCAGGAAAATCAAGAAAAGTTACTACATCATTTGATTGATGAGTTGGCTACTGCTCAATCGGCGGACTGGATGGTGAGTTTCACTCGACATTCTGGTATTCAAGCGTTAGTCCCAGCCCTTCAAGAAGCGGAACGATTAAATAAACCAATTCGTGTTCTCACTTCGTTTTATATGAATATCACTGAAGCGAAAGCACTTCGTACACTGATGCAGTTCCGTAATGTTGAGATTAAAATTTATGAACCGATCAAAAAGAATCAAGCATTCCATCCAAAAGCGTATTTATTTACGCGAGAAACTGATTTACATAGTGCCATTATCGGTTCGTCTAATTTATCAAAATCAGCACTTACAAATGGCCTTGAGTGGAATGTCCGAATTCCTCATTCTCCGCTTACTTCTCTTGTCTCTCAAGCACAGACGTTGTTTACTAATTTATGGACGAGCAACGAAGCAATCACATGTACAACAGAAATTTTAGAACAGTATGAACAACACCATTTAGATATGCCAAAGATCAGACAGTTTGTTGTAAACGACCGTGTTGCTGAAGACGCTGTAGACTATGACACGATCCACCCCAATGAGATGCAGCTCCCGGCCTTAGAACAGCTTCACCGGTTGCGCTTAAAAAACCAAACTAAAGCCATGGTGATTGCTGCAACAGGAACAGGTAAAACCTATTTAGCTGCTTTTGATGTAAAACAATTTGAAGCTAAACGTGTACTCTTTATTGCGCACCGTGGAAAATTACTCGCTCAGGCAGAGCAGACTTTCAAAAAAATTTTTACCGATTCGACAGCTACTTTCGGACGCTATCAGGCAAATCAAAAAGAAACAGACAAACAATTTACTTTTGCTACCATTCAAACATTTTCAAAAGAAGTTCATTTGGAACAATTTGATCGTTCCACATTCGACTATATTATTATTGATGAATTTCATCACGCAGCATCAGATTCGTATCAAAAGGTTTTAAATCACTTTACACCGCAGTTTTTACTCGGCATCACAGCAACGCCAGAACGAATGGACGGACTAAATATCTTTAAATTAGTCGATCATAACATCGCATATGAAATTCGTCTCTATGATGCACTGGCTCAAGATTTATTAACTCCGTTTCATTACTTTGGGATTCAAGATGATGAAGAAATTGACTATGAAATGATTCCTCAAAAAAACGGACTTTATATCGAAAAAGATTTAGTCCAAGCACTTGAACGGTCTTCCCGAACGGAATATATCCTTGAGATGATCAATAAGTTTGGCAACAGTGGCTCTACTCAAGTCGGTCTTGGTTTTTGTGTCAATATCAATCACGCTGAATTTATGGCTGCTGAATTTAATAAGCACCACATCGAAGCATTGGCGATCACAAGTAATCAAAGTGAAGTAGAACGAGAACAAGCTATTCAGCGGTTAGAAGACGAACATGATCCATTATCTTTCATCTTCACAGTCGATTTATTTAATGAGGGTGTCGATATCCCTAAAACTAACTTGATGCTTTTCTTACGTCCGACGGAATCACCAACAATTTTCATCCAACAACTTGGGCGTGGATTACGCAAGCATGATTCGAAAGAATACGTGACGATTTTAGACTTTATCGGGAACAGCCAGCGTGCATTTGTAGCCCCACTCGTTTTATCCGGACAACAATCATTCCATTCCATCGATCGTTATCATGTCGCAAACGCTGTCCAAAATCACTTCCCGATCCTACCAGAAGGATCACTCGCGATTCTCGATCGTGTAACCGAAAACTTTATTATCGAGCAAATGAAGAAAATTGAGTTTTCTACAAGTAAACAGCTACGTGAAAGTTACCAGCGCCTTACGACAATGATTGGTGATACACCGTCACTCAATGACTTAGTGACGCATCGTGATGCTCCGGCCATTGAAGCAATCATTCAACAATGGAAAAGTGTACTACGATTAAAACAACTTGAGAAAGTCGCAACGGATGAAGAACTCTCCCTTTTACTCAATCCGGATGCACGAAAAGTCATTGAACATATCGAAAGTTGGTTCCCAATCCGTGAGCCCTTTAGTTTATTGATGGTGCAATTACTTTTAAATCAAGAAACGATTTCGGTCGATGATGTTATTCAGGCAGCTGCAAACCGCTTTGCGATTTCAACTTCTGCGATATCCCATCGCTCGTCTCTTACTCAGCATTTGTTCAAACGATGGTCGACACCACTAAAAAATGACCGGCTACCGCTACTTGCTGTATTAAACGATGGACGCTTCCAGTTTTCAACGCAAATGACAGAAGCGTTATCCTCCAATGAACACTTAGCTTCATACTTAAGTGAATTGATTCAGGCTGGACTGCATGCTTTTGAACAACTATCGGGAGGTGAAGTCTGGTTAGCAAGTAATCAATCATTGATTTCGCGGATGACGTATAATCGCTCTGTCATCCAACGTTTACTCGAGTCACCGCACCAAGAAGGTTCCTGGCGAGAAGGTGTCGCACAAGCAGGGGAAGATTATGTACTGTTCGTTAATCTGCACAAAAACGAATCGATTGAGGACCAACTCAACTATCAAGATTACTTCATTGATAAAAAGCATTTCCATTGGCAATCCCAAAGCATTGCGACTGCACATGGAAAAGCAGGAGAACTCTATCGTCACCATCAGGAACGCGGTATTAAGATTCACTTATTTATTCGTAAAGCAGAAAAAGAGCAGGGCCGTTCCTTACCTTTTACGTACTTTGGTGAGCTGATTCATAAAAGTAGTCAAGGTTCTAAACCGATCAATGTCGAGTGGATCTTAAAAGAACCTTTGACGGCAGAAGAATTTATTTCGTGGAAAAAGCTCTCATAA
- a CDS encoding OsmC family protein, with product MKHHFHLTADWPGNRNDIGDIETGDLKTKISIPEAMDGPGVGTNPDEMLLGAAATCYIITLAAMLERSNIKKVSLTMESEGIVDVTNGVFTYDQIIHRPTLILPADTTEAMVKMARRLAEKAEGSCMITRALAGNVKVSLEAVIEVEA from the coding sequence ATGAAACATCATTTTCATTTAACAGCAGACTGGCCGGGAAACCGAAACGACATCGGCGACATCGAGACCGGTGACTTAAAAACGAAGATCTCGATTCCGGAGGCAATGGATGGTCCTGGCGTCGGGACGAATCCGGACGAGATGTTACTCGGAGCAGCCGCGACCTGCTACATCATCACGCTTGCCGCGATGCTCGAGCGCAGCAACATCAAAAAAGTATCACTGACGATGGAGTCTGAAGGCATCGTCGATGTGACGAACGGTGTCTTTACGTATGACCAAATCATTCATCGTCCCACGTTGATTTTACCTGCCGATACGACAGAGGCAATGGTCAAGATGGCACGTCGCCTCGCGGAAAAAGCGGAAGGTTCATGCATGATCACCCGTGCGCTTGCAGGAAATGTAAAAGTCTCGCTTGAAGCGGTGATTGAAGTAGAAGCTTAA
- a CDS encoding (deoxy)nucleoside triphosphate pyrophosphohydrolase, with protein MKKTIQVVGAVIFNSSNEVLCALRSEAMSLPNMWEFPGGKIEQGERPEQSLSREINEELNCTVQVKEHIETTLYEYEKIIVELSTYYAEIVAGIPKALEHAELRWVSVQNLQQLEWAPADIPAVEKIMRAFSTK; from the coding sequence TTGAAAAAAACAATCCAAGTTGTCGGTGCTGTAATATTTAATTCAAGCAATGAAGTACTCTGTGCCTTACGAAGTGAAGCAATGTCGTTACCGAACATGTGGGAGTTTCCTGGCGGAAAAATCGAACAAGGAGAACGACCGGAACAGTCACTATCCCGTGAAATCAACGAAGAATTAAATTGTACGGTTCAAGTGAAAGAACATATTGAAACAACACTTTATGAATACGAAAAAATCATTGTTGAGCTGTCGACATATTACGCGGAAATTGTTGCAGGTATACCTAAAGCGCTGGAACACGCAGAACTTAGATGGGTAAGCGTTCAAAATTTACAACAGTTAGAGTGGGCTCCGGCAGATATCCCGGCTGTTGAAAAAATTATGAGAGCTTTTTCCACGAAATAA
- a CDS encoding YfcC family protein, producing MNERKVQEDPSSRSFFKMPHTYAIIMGILLISVILTYTLPAGQFDREKQDGQTVVIDGTYRAVESAPVNLFGLFEAIPKGMEAGAGIIFYIFLVGGVFGIIRETGAIESGINQLINRFGQKGHIMIPMTMFVFSVAGATIGMAEETIIFVPIGIMLARALGYDAMTGAAIVSLGAAVGFAGGMLNPFTVGVAQSIAEVPLFSGIGYRTAIYLAFLLVTILYVMNYAQKVKKNPERSLVYDLEKHRKEETTTTFSRFSKKHAFVLIVLIGGITLNVIGIFEWGWYLTELTASFLIIGMLAGIATLGVNRTFESLIDGAKAVTFGALIVGFARAIVVILEDGRVIDTVIYGLSNAVGHLPTSLAVIGMYIVQLITNFFIPSGSGQAATTMPIMAPLADLLGIERQVAVLAFQYGDGLTNMIFPTSAHLMAFLAIAGIPYEKWLRFVWKLFAIWVTLACVALLLAVTLGIQ from the coding sequence ATGAACGAACGTAAAGTCCAGGAAGATCCGTCTTCACGCTCTTTCTTTAAAATGCCTCATACATATGCGATTATCATGGGGATTTTACTGATTTCAGTTATCTTGACGTATACGTTACCAGCAGGTCAATTTGATCGTGAGAAACAAGATGGACAGACGGTCGTCATCGATGGTACATACCGGGCAGTCGAGTCGGCACCCGTTAATTTGTTTGGATTGTTTGAAGCGATACCAAAAGGCATGGAAGCGGGTGCTGGCATCATCTTCTATATCTTTCTCGTCGGTGGTGTCTTCGGCATCATCCGTGAGACGGGAGCGATCGAATCCGGAATCAATCAATTGATCAATCGATTCGGTCAAAAAGGTCATATCATGATTCCGATGACGATGTTCGTCTTTTCGGTTGCTGGAGCGACGATCGGCATGGCAGAAGAAACGATTATTTTCGTCCCGATCGGTATCATGCTCGCCCGGGCACTCGGTTACGATGCGATGACGGGCGCTGCCATCGTCAGTCTCGGGGCAGCGGTCGGTTTTGCCGGCGGCATGCTCAATCCGTTTACGGTTGGTGTTGCACAGTCGATTGCCGAAGTGCCATTGTTCAGTGGGATTGGTTACCGGACGGCAATCTACTTAGCTTTTTTACTCGTGACGATTTTATACGTCATGAATTATGCACAAAAGGTTAAAAAAAACCCGGAGCGCAGCTTAGTTTATGACTTAGAGAAACATCGGAAAGAAGAAACGACGACAACCTTTTCACGATTTTCGAAGAAGCATGCGTTTGTTCTCATCGTTTTGATTGGCGGCATCACCCTGAACGTCATCGGAATCTTTGAGTGGGGTTGGTACTTAACGGAGTTGACGGCATCGTTCCTCATCATCGGAATGCTCGCCGGAATCGCGACACTCGGTGTCAATCGGACGTTCGAAAGTTTGATTGACGGGGCGAAAGCCGTGACGTTCGGTGCTTTAATCGTCGGCTTCGCACGTGCGATTGTCGTCATCTTGGAAGACGGTCGTGTCATCGACACAGTCATCTATGGTTTATCGAACGCGGTCGGACATTTACCGACGTCGCTTGCCGTCATCGGCATGTACATCGTCCAGTTGATTACAAACTTCTTCATTCCATCCGGGAGTGGACAAGCAGCGACGACGATGCCAATCATGGCGCCACTCGCTGATTTGTTAGGGATTGAACGACAAGTCGCAGTCCTCGCCTTCCAGTATGGGGACGGGTTGACGAATATGATTTTTCCGACGAGTGCCCATTTGATGGCGTTCCTTGCAATTGCCGGCATCCCGTATGAAAAATGGTTACGATTCGTCTGGAAGTTGTTTGCGATTTGGGTGACACTTGCCTGCGTCGCCTTGCTTCTCGCCGTCACATTAGGGATTCAATGA
- a CDS encoding cupin domain-containing protein, with product MGVELFHFEDDGVIPNNPRYPVLIYRHVFEDPSAIETTFHANNWQNSWVDGIFDFHHYHSVAHEVIGILEGHATVQLGGPLGKTFTLTAGDVIVLPAGTGHKALDTSRRFKVIGAYPNGQDYDTLTGDACERPGNLERIEHVERPSTDPVYGQTGPLFEYW from the coding sequence ATGGGTGTCGAGCTTTTTCATTTTGAGGATGATGGCGTGATTCCAAATAACCCACGCTATCCGGTCTTGATTTATCGTCATGTCTTTGAGGACCCGTCCGCCATCGAGACGACATTTCACGCGAATAATTGGCAGAACAGCTGGGTCGACGGTATTTTTGATTTCCATCATTACCATAGCGTCGCCCATGAAGTCATCGGCATTCTTGAAGGACATGCCACTGTTCAGCTCGGCGGACCGCTCGGAAAGACGTTTACGCTGACTGCAGGTGACGTCATCGTCTTACCTGCCGGAACCGGACATAAAGCGCTTGATACGAGTCGCCGCTTCAAAGTCATCGGCGCCTATCCGAACGGTCAAGACTATGACACGTTGACGGGTGATGCCTGCGAACGACCGGGTAATCTCGAACGGATTGAACACGTCGAGCGTCCATCGACCGACCCCGTTTATGGTCAGACCGGTCCGTTGTTTGAGTACTGGTGA
- a CDS encoding putative quinol monooxygenase, translated as MIAIEAKLEVQPAKRTEFLEATKALVDGSRLEAGNVSYDLFQSTEDENVFMMIEKWEDQAAVETHNTSAHFGQFVAFAQTALAKPLDVQTFTV; from the coding sequence ATGATCGCAATCGAAGCAAAATTAGAAGTACAACCAGCAAAACGTACTGAATTTTTGGAGGCTACTAAAGCATTGGTCGACGGTTCACGCTTAGAAGCAGGAAACGTCAGCTATGACCTATTCCAAAGCACAGAGGACGAAAACGTCTTTATGATGATTGAGAAATGGGAAGATCAAGCAGCAGTCGAAACACACAACACGAGCGCGCATTTCGGACAGTTCGTCGCATTCGCACAAACTGCACTCGCTAAGCCACTTGACGTGCAAACGTTCACTGTATAA